A single genomic interval of Pantanalinema sp. harbors:
- a CDS encoding SPOR domain-containing protein has protein sequence MAKPLNKTTPSSPKRKRAPHSGRYWLVFVLCTLASFGGGFYVTYRGTQVSIKEPVIGPSMQPLPVESTDPAAVTDAAPTPLVTPAPVDPFATDTTATPAPMASAPTAGAADAPLPVTEPISDPMAAATPTPRAEGAASTFRVQVGNYDSHDSAQSMVDELSAAGITAKVVQDSNGQYHAQIGAYSKRDRALAVADEVNAKGYSVTIRQ, from the coding sequence TTGGCTAAACCGCTCAACAAAACCACCCCCTCCTCGCCCAAGCGCAAGCGAGCCCCCCACTCCGGGCGGTACTGGCTGGTGTTCGTCCTCTGCACGCTCGCCTCCTTCGGCGGCGGCTTCTACGTCACCTACCGGGGGACCCAGGTCTCGATCAAGGAGCCCGTCATCGGCCCCTCCATGCAGCCCCTGCCGGTGGAGAGCACCGATCCCGCGGCCGTGACCGACGCCGCCCCGACCCCGCTGGTGACCCCGGCCCCGGTCGATCCGTTCGCGACCGACACCACCGCCACCCCGGCCCCCATGGCGAGCGCTCCGACGGCCGGGGCGGCCGATGCCCCGCTGCCCGTCACCGAGCCCATCTCCGATCCCATGGCCGCGGCCACCCCGACCCCGCGCGCCGAGGGCGCCGCCTCGACCTTCCGGGTCCAGGTCGGCAACTACGACAGCCACGACTCGGCCCAGTCGATGGTCGACGAGCTCTCAGCGGCGGGCATCACCGCCAAGGTCGTCCAGGACTCCAACGGCCAGTATCACGCCCAGATCGGCGCCTACTCCAAGCGCGATCGCGCCCTGGCCGTCGCCGACGAGGTCAACGCCAAGGGCTACTCGGTCACCATCCGCCAGTAA